In Desulfomonilia bacterium, the genomic stretch TGTGTCAGGTTTTTAACAAGCGCCAACGCATACGGGGTGTCCGGCAGGTCTGATTTGTCTTCAGCTGGCCTTGAAGTCTCCTTTTTCGCCTCCTTGATCAGCCCCTGCCTGAAAAGTGTATAAAAAACCTTCATTGCATCGGAATCTGTTATGCCTAAAATTTGAGCAATCTGCGAAATCGACCTTTCTCCGTTTATCTGAGAAAGTATCTTCCATTGAATGGCCTTTAATATAATCTCCTTTTCCCTGGTCTCAGGTTCCAGAGAGAATACAGCAGCGGCGGAGGGAATAAGGGATGCGATTTTTTCCATCTGCCTCAGCCTGTTCTCGGTTTCCTTGAGTATTTCTTCCGTTGGCTGGTTTATGGTAATCAGGTCGGTCGATTCGTCAATAAAGAATTTATAAGTTCCCGAAGACCACAAAGACATTTCATATACAGCCTTAACGCCTTCAATCTGGCCGCATTTTGCATGAACAAGCCTGCCGTCTTTGAAATAGATCGATCCTGTTTCCGCTCCGCTGGTGAGGTAAAGCCTTCCTGCTCCCTTGCCTAGGGAAATTATTCTGACTATCTCAGAGCATCTCGTGGCATCAAGGTTCCCCTGAATATTTTCATTCATTCCAAAACCTCCTTGGCCGGATTTGCCTGTGGTTCTGATTAATTGACACTCTCATACAAAACAGCGTATCGGCACTGAAAAACCAAGTCTTTAACCTGTTATTTAATTAGTGGCCCGGTTAAGCAAAATGCTATCGCGCCGATAAGCTTAATTGAGGGAGCAGACATGATAAACAACATATTAAGGATTGTTTTAAAAAGACTTTTTGCCAGTTTCAGAACAATGAAAGGGTATCTTGGCTATTCAGGAAAAATTGACCTGTCTGGTATCTTTCCTCCGGGCATTGAAGATATTATGAAAAGCAGCGGTTATGAAAACCGGTTCAGGGTTTGCAAATCAGATGATGAATACAACATGGAAGTAAAAGACTATCTTAAATATCACCGGGATTCCTTTTATCTTGATCAGAAAAACAGGGACGGACACTTCAGGGCCTGAACCGGGGGATGTTTATTAATTCTTGAGGATACCTTAACTTTACATTATATTTTTCGTACCAAACCATAGCGGAGGATTGTCTGATGAAAAACCGGGTTGACTCGATATTCAAAGAGGCATTGGAGCTTCATTCTAAGCTGACGGAACTTGTCCCGGTAATAACTGAAGCAGCCTCAGTAATGATAGATTGTATAAAGAATGGCGGAAAGATAATGTTTGCCGGAAACGGAGGTTCCGCAGCCGATTCGCAGCACCTGGCCGCCGAACTTGTCGGCAGATTCATGAAGGACAGAATACCACTGGCCGGGATGGCGCTAACAACCAACACATCGATTATTACGGCAGTCGCCAACGATTATTCATTCGACGATATTTTCTCCAGGCAGGTGCTTGGACTCGGGAAACAGGGCGATATCTTTTTCGGCATATCGACCAGCGGCAATTCACCGAACATACTTAAAGCAATTGAATCGGCCAGATCTGCCGGAATCATCACGATCGGCCTAACCGGCAACGGCGGCGGCAAAATGGCTCAGGCCGTGGATTACCTTATTGACGTGCCCTACAAAGGCAAATCCGCAAGGATTCAGGAGGTGCATATCCTGATCGGCCATATACTGTGCGAACTCATCGAAGATGCTGTATTATCGGTTTGACTTTTATGCAGCCAGACACTACAGAAGCAATACCCATCGGGGGCGTTATGGGCTCGACGGGGGTAGTTGAGGTTCAGGGAGCATGCCGAGGTCTGTCGCCTCGTTAAACAGGCAGGCGCACATAAGTGCAGACGATTACAACTACGCAATGGCTGCCTAGTAACCAGCCACGTCTTACATGACCCTGCCTGTCGGGTTGTGATAAGGCGTCAAATAAGGACAGGAAACCCTTTAACGTTTCGCCTCAGGGCTTTGAAGGGTAATTACTGAGGCTGGGAAGAAACGGGCCTGCCTGCGGGCGCAAAGCTTCCGAGATTTAAAACACAGGACAAGCATGTAGCCGCTCTGTGCCGAAGGCCTTCGGACGGGGGTTCGATTCCCCCCGCCTCCACCATAAAAATGGCTTAAATACTATATTCTATAACCTATGAGTTGTTCCCGTGCTGTTCCCGTATTTTGCTTAACGGGATCACTTTGGTTTCAAGTACAGCTCTTTTTTTAGCGATGTTTGCTTTTGCATATGATTCAACAGATTTGCTGTTTTTCCAGTCACCGGCGATCTGCAAATCAGACATGCTGATTTGACCTTTCCCCCGAAAAATAAGCCATATTTGAAGCGAGTATGATCTGGTAAAAAGGTAA encodes the following:
- a CDS encoding DUF4388 domain-containing protein — translated: MNENIQGNLDATRCSEIVRIISLGKGAGRLYLTSGAETGSIYFKDGRLVHAKCGQIEGVKAVYEMSLWSSGTYKFFIDESTDLITINQPTEEILKETENRLRQMEKIASLIPSAAAVFSLEPETREKEIILKAIQWKILSQINGERSISQIAQILGITDSDAMKVFYTLFRQGLIKEAKKETSRPAEDKSDLPDTPYALALVKNLTQTIGPIAPFIISETLRETGRDLLSEDTAQRAAFIETLHNKIPDEELALKFLNMMTIWIKTEEGKS
- a CDS encoding D-sedoheptulose 7-phosphate isomerase is translated as MKNRVDSIFKEALELHSKLTELVPVITEAASVMIDCIKNGGKIMFAGNGGSAADSQHLAAELVGRFMKDRIPLAGMALTTNTSIITAVANDYSFDDIFSRQVLGLGKQGDIFFGISTSGNSPNILKAIESARSAGIITIGLTGNGGGKMAQAVDYLIDVPYKGKSARIQEVHILIGHILCELIEDAVLSV